The DNA region CAAAGGTGTGCCGAAGTGGACAGCGGCACATGGCGCGTAAAAAAAGGGGTGACGCCCTTTCAGGCCTGGCAGCCTGGAGAAAGGTCTTGATGCGGTGTTTATCGGTGGTGTGCGTCCGCACCGCGCCACTGCGCCCTTTGGGCATGGATGCCTCCTTGTTGAGGCGATGCAAGAAAGACAAGGGCCAATGGATTTGGCTCGGCCATGGCCATGCGCCTGGCAGGGATGCCCGGTCTTCCTCGGGAAGCCGGACGTATTCGTTCCAACACCCACGCACTCTTCGGAGGCGTGGGTTTTTTTTCGTTCTTCGCCCAGCTTCGCGCGCTGCCGCCTCCAGAGACGCCCTTCGTGAGGAAACCGCGCTTTTGGAACAGAATAGGGTCCATGCCGCGCAAGAACCCCTCCCGCAACTCCTCATCCGCCCGCCGCCGCCGCGTTGGCGTTCGGCGCACGCACCAAGGCTACCGGATCCTCACGCCCAATGGAACCGAAGGCTTGGTGGCCCATGGCATTTCATTGAAGGCGATCCATGGGCTCATGAAAAAACTTCGCCGCCACATGACGCCGGCCGATTCCCTGGCGCGGGCGGACGAGCCGCCAGCAGGCTCCTGAAAGCGGCCAGGGCCGCTTCACCTCTTCTCCTGCCCTTCCCGCCCATCTCCTGCACGCCAGGCCGCTACAGCGGTAACGCGCCCTGCGGTGGCGCGGCCAGCCGCTTCCTCGGCCAATTTCCGGGCAGCCGCCTCGGCCGCCCCCAGCTCGCGCGCCGCCGTCTCCAGCCGTGCCTGGCACGCCTGCAGGGCCGCATGGACGCCGGCCAGGTCGCCAGCCAGCGCGTCGGCCCTGGCGTCCGCCTTGAGCGTTCGGCCCTCGGCCTCGCTGGCGCGCCGCTCGGCCGCCTCCAGCCTGGCATCGAGCACGGCGGCGCTCTGCTCGGCCTGCTGGCGCGCCTGCTGATTGGCCTCCAGCGCGGCGCGCAGCCGCTCGGCTTCGGCCTGCAGCGCCGGCACGGCTTCCAGGCGCACCTCGGCGCGCGCCAGCGCCTGGCCCGCCGCAGCCAGCGCCTCGGCGGACTGACCGGCGGCGCGCTCGGCCTCGGCCTGCGCCTCCTGGAGTTGCAGGGCGAGGCGAGCGGCCTGCGCCTGCGCCGTGTCGCGCTCGGCCGTCAAGCCGGCGATCTGCTTCTCGGCGGCGGCCTGGGCCTCGGCCAGCGCCTGCAGATCCTCGTCGAGCCCGCTGGCGCGCTCCTCGGCCGCAGCGGCGGCCTGCTCGCCCACGCGCTGCATCTGCAGCCGGATCGCGTCGGTGATGCGCGCGTCGAGTTCGGTGTCGGCGATACGCACCACGGGACGGCCCGATTTCCACTCTCCGAGCAGCTTGAGCACCGAGTTCGGGCTGCCCCCGCCCAGCGCGGCAATGACGGCCCTGACGCTCGCGCGCTGGCCGGCGGCCTGGAGCGATTCGGCCGCCGTGGCGACGGACTCAAAATTGACGATGGCCATGATGTTACCTTTTAAATAACGATATTTATTATCATATCGTTATGATAACGAATAACAAAAGATGATGCAATGTCGCCAATTGACTTGGCGGCGCAAAAAAGCGTTTCGACGGAAAAGGCAAACCACTTTGTGGACCAGGCGAGGCGCCGCCATTGCCTGGTCCACAAAAAAAGCGTGTTGGGAGAACTGCGGAGATCGGCGGCGCGCTGGCGGGTGCGGACCGGCGCTCGTCGGGCTCATGGGGGTGAGGGGCGCACGGCATGGAGCCATGCCTGGCAACGGGCGCAAGCGCAGGAAGAGAAACCCCACTGTTGACGACCTATCCTGGCTGCGCCAGGATGCAGCGAAGCGGTACGGACCCCGCTCCCGCGTCAAAGTGTGTTTTTTCCGGGAAGAAAAAAAGGAAGAGGAGGAAGCGCGCCATGCGCAGCTTGCCTTTTCAAGGCATGTTGGCTGAATGCTCGAAGGCGCCCTGCTGACGGTGCCAGGCACGCTCGGCACTTCGCTGGGTGCTTGATCTCGTCCGGCATGGACAACTGGCTGTCCACAATCGCTACCGCTCAGTGTGGACAGGCCCTGCGGGCTGCCCAGTTGCCCACACCTCCTCGGCTTGGGGCCTACGGCCTGACGCGGCTTCGCCTTGCCAAACAGCCATTTGAAATAACTTCCCGAAGAGAAATACGGGGTCAAGGACTTGCATCCCTTTTATTCACAACTCGGGGAAAGCCTGGCTGGAGGGAGGAGGGTTGAGCTTTGGGCAAAGCTGATCCCTCCCCATTCAAGATGAGTTTGGGCGCTTTACCCCTGCTTGCTGGCCGTCAGGCGTCAGGCATCACATATGGGGCAGGAGGGCCGTGAACCCTTCCTGCAAGCCGCGTTCACGGGTCTACGCCCGCCTTACCCCCGTCGCGGCAATAAGCCTCTGGGTGGTGCTTTGGTAAGTTCCCGCTCAAGCACCTACGGGCAAGCAATTGAGCCGGGAGGCCCCTGGCCGGGAGGGATTCAAGTCCATGAAGGGAAAGAACCCGGCCAAGGTCTGACGTACAAATTGCATGCATGCATGCATGAATACATGCATGCAACCGGCCGGGCTGGTATTATTGCCGCATGGGCAAGCAATACCTTTCCGGGCTTTCTATCGCTTTGCCCTAGAAACCCCAGACGGTTCCAAGCGTCTGGGGTTTTCGTTTTATGGGCCGCGAAACCGTTGAGCAATCATAACCCCCATGAAACTCACGCGCGAAATATTGATGCAGTACCGCAGGCCCAAAGGCATGTGGACCCGCGCGCAACTGCAAGCCCTGGGCGTGAGCTGGCCTCCCAAGCACGGCTGGATCAAGGAAGTCATCGGCAAGGAATTGACCGAGCAGCAGTTCGACCAGTTCACCGGCAAGAACCCCGCGCAAGGCGGTTTGTTCGACTGAAACCTCTTTGGAAGAGGCGTCCAGCATTCCGGCGGTATCCAGAATTTTTCAACCCTGTGTTCGACGGGCACTGGAACAGTGAACCGTCCAGACCATTCCAGCGGCCGTTAACCGTTCAGGGGTTCTAAGCCGGAACCGCCGAAAATTCCGCCGCCCGTT from Polaromonas naphthalenivorans CJ2 includes:
- a CDS encoding DNA-binding protein, yielding MAIVNFESVATAAESLQAAGQRASVRAVIAALGGGSPNSVLKLLGEWKSGRPVVRIADTELDARITDAIRLQMQRVGEQAAAAAEERASGLDEDLQALAEAQAAAEKQIAGLTAERDTAQAQAARLALQLQEAQAEAERAAGQSAEALAAAGQALARAEVRLEAVPALQAEAERLRAALEANQQARQQAEQSAAVLDARLEAAERRASEAEGRTLKADARADALAGDLAGVHAALQACQARLETAARELGAAEAAARKLAEEAAGRATAGRVTAVAAWRAGDGREGQEKR